Proteins encoded in a region of the Larimichthys crocea isolate SSNF chromosome XVI, L_crocea_2.0, whole genome shotgun sequence genome:
- the frmpd2 gene encoding FERM and PDZ domain-containing protein 2 isoform X2 produces the protein MGTFVTLAEVLEARGSPLDEDEVWCLLLATTEALLDISTKGSGNMCSVLSPGSVLLSANGGLAFKSCARYEDVASFTAPEVQQGHAASTRTAVEKMVVYSLGMTLYWCVDYHIPQNQPVQLSAELEGLLLSMCEELVVRRTNLLTVLGACELHHKTSMLPPAERLIRQLVEEVYRNSVDHVSIAENGSQLTDRSQMVRDRLHRGSFSNSTWAMKKKISRTFSGTSYPCEPTGIPLGGRRRESYSSWQQLNRSPCSPYMDGNRNASSHESTISLNDKKVKEMGPEFIRMVDEPAIVLELPGSIVSKKGKSPTMQRELSVVMPNGQNILVKCEVKSRGGDVFDMIVAHSNLMEHFYFGLAYIDDNEFFFVDNDTKISKVAPDSWKKVPTTTFVLFFRVKFFVNDISLLLHKQTRHQYYLQLRKDILEDRLSCHEETALYLGALALQTECGDCLPEVYGRNYYRPDQYVSKSVMEKRALPYIQGELLRLHTSNAQMLTDESELEFLKVCQQLPEYGVLFHRVMREKKPLEGEIILGVCAKGVIVYEIKGGCRTTSQNFYWRETATISSNRRKFVVEGRSSKKKYTFITERSKIAKYLCNLCSAQHKFNNEMNSRQLSHSLLSGENIVQYSAVCRAQSSRAKSFSSSQMPQNDSSLTTPQDESLTKLCDDVTARIEARIKQQRQNLNEQSTGSSSQRSSTGMRSPACSQRSGSEAPSGSPAARETPPKLGSAAEREVLCVTLKKDPKLGLGIVIVGEDTVGHYDLGIFVASVVPGGPADKDGRIRPGGRLISLNHISLEGVTFSEAAEVMQSSPEEVQLIISQPKVPVSPNSVHSHMLRNYESQATLMTDGRSADDSLDDSVSLTMTPKTGNRLHVPREVRVLSAQDSCSPSPPLNCVRPEEITVELRKISGSLGISISSGVNTNLPNGGIYIRSLVPGGAAERDGHIHAGDRLLEVDGVSFKGFTYHQAVGCLSKTGEVVTLVVERESINRCRVSLNADTSSSVSNQSLSPATSPLKSNSCSSSSTPSNTDRTRHYSFVTNDNTQEVTLTKSANGLGFSFLMCELDPPTRDFGSLVRIKQLFPGQPAQQSGRIREGDVLLAINGQSVKELSYPKVIKLFKNSPPEVRLALCRPAPGILPTIDQFIGT, from the exons ATGGGTACGTTTGTGACCCTGGCAGAGGTGTTGGAGGCCCGGGGTTCACCACTGGATGAGGATGAGGTCTGGTGTCTGCTACTCGCCACTACTGAGGCCTTACTGGACATTTCTACAAAAG GTTCAGGTAACATGTGCAGTGTGCTGAGCCCAGGCTCAGTGCTACTCTCAGCCAATGGTGGTCTGGCCTTCAAAAGCTGTGCCCGATATGAAGACGTGGCCTCCTTCACAGCACCTGAGGTCCAACAGGGTCATGCTGCCTCTACCAGGACTGCAGTTGAGAAG ATGGTTGTATACTCACTGGGGATGACTCTTTACTGGTGTGTTGATTATCATATACCTCAAAATCAG CCGGTCCAGCTCAGTGCAGAGCTGGAGGGTTTGCTGCTGAGCATGTGCGAGGAATTGGTGGTTAGGCGAACCAACCTGTTGACAGTGCTCGGGGCATGTGAGCTTCACCACAAGACCTCGATGCTGCCTCCTGCTGAACGGCTCATCAGGCAGCTGGTGGAAGAAGTCTACAGAAACTCA GTTGATCATGTGTCCATAGCTGAAAATGGGTCCCAACTAACAGACCGCAGTCAAATGGTCAGGGACAGATTGCACA GAGGTTCCTTTAGTAACTCAACATGGgcgatgaagaagaagatttcTAGAACGTTCTCTGGAACATCTTATCCATGCGAGCCCACAGG GATCCCCTTGGGAGGTCGACGCAGGGAGAGTTacagcagctggcagcagcTGAACCGCAGTCCCTGCAGTCCGTACATGGATGGCAATCGAAATGCCAGCTCACATGAGTCCACAATAAGTCTAAATGACAAGAAAGTCAAG GAGATGGGTCCTGAGTTTATAAGGATGGTAGATGAGCCAGCGATTGTCCTGGAGCTGCCTGGATCCATCGTG TCAAAGAAAGGGAAATCTCCAACCATGCAGAGAGAGCTGAGTGTGGTGATGCCAAACGGTCAGAACATCCTGGTCAAGTGTGAGGTGAAATCCAGAGGAGGAGACGTCTTTGACATGATTGTGGCTCACTCTAACCTGATGGAGCATTTCTACTTTGGCCTTGCTTATATAGATG ATAATGAGTTTTTCTTTGTGGACAACGATACCAAGATTTCCAAAGTTGCTCCAGATAGCTGGAAGAAAGTGCCTACAACCACCTTTGTCCTTTTCTTCAGGGTCAAGTTCTTTGTCAAtgacatttctcttctttt GCACAAACAGACCCGCCACCAGTATTACCTACAGCTCAGGAAAGACATTTTGGAGGACAGGCTGTCTTGCCATGAGGAGACGGCTCTGTACCTGGGAGCTCTGGCCCTGCAGACGGAGTGTGGAGACTGCTTACCTGAG GTGTATGGTAGGAACTACTACCGCCCTGACCAGTATGTCTCCAAGAGCGTGATGGAGAAACGTGCCTTGCCTTACATTCAGGGGGAGCTGCTACGACTTCACACCAGCAACGCTCAGATGCTCACTGACGAATCAGAGCTTGAGTTCCTCAAG GTGTGTCAGCAGCTGCCTGAATACGGCGTGTTGTTCCACCGTGTGATGCGTGAGAAAAAGCCTTTAGAAGGAGAAATCATCCTCGGAGTTTGTGCCAAAGGAGTCATCGTCTATGAGATTAAAGGTGGTTGCCGAACCACCAGTCAGAATTTCTACTGGAGGGAGACGGCGACGATCTCCTCTAAT AGGCGAAAATTTGTAGTGGAGGGTCGGTCCAGCAAGAAGAAGTACACCTTCATCACAGAGAGATCCAAGATAGCCAAATATCTGTGTAACCTCTGTTCAGCCCAACACAAGTTCAACAATGAAATGAACTCTCGCCAGCTCTCCCACAGCCTGCTCTCAG GGGAGAATATCGTGCAGTATTCTGCAGTGTGTCGCGCTCAAAGCAGTCGGGCCAAgtccttctcctcttcacaGATGCCACAGAATGACAGCAGTCTGACCACACCTCAGGATGAGTCCCTGACCAAGCTGTGCGATGATGTCACAGCCAGGATCGAGGCCCGTATTAAACAGCAGCGCCAGAACCTCAATGAGCAGAG TACCGGCTCCAGCAGTCAGCGCAGCAGCACTGGTATGCGTTCCCCAGCCTGCTCTCAAAGGAGCGGATCTGAAGCGCCTTCTGGATCACCGGCAGCCAGAG AAACTCCACCGAAACTGGGGTCAGCGGCAGAGAGAGAAGTTTTATGTGTTACTCTAAAGAAGGACCCGAAGCTTGGCCTGG GTATAGTGATAGTGGGAGAGGACACTGTGGGGCATTATGACTTGGGCATCTTTGTTGCTTCTGTTGTGCCTGGTGGACCCGCTGATAAGGACGGGCGCATCCGACCAG GTGGTCGTCTGATCTCTCTGAACCACATCAGCCTGGAGGGCGTCACCTTCAGTGAGGCAGCGGAGGTCATGCAGAGCAGCCCCGAGGAGGTGCAGCTCATTATCTCACAGCCAAAAg TCCCAGTCAGTCCCAACAGCGTGCACTCTCACATGTTAAGAAATTACGAGTCCCAGGCCACACTGATGACAGACGGACGATCAGCAGACGATAGCTTGGATGATAGTGTGTCGCTCACGATGACACCGAAGACCGGCAACAGGCTTCACGTTCCTCGAGAAGTACGAGTCCTCAGTGCACAG GACAGCtgctctccatctccacctctgaACTGTGTGAGGCCGGAGGAGATCACTGTGGAGCTCAGAAAGATATCAGGAAGTCTGGGCATCAGCATCTCT AGCGGCGTCAACACAAACCTTCCTAATGGAGGAATCTACATAAGAAGCCTTGTTCCAGGAGGGGCTGCTGAAAGAGATGGACACATACATGCAG GTGACAGATTGTTGGAAGTGGATGGGGTTAGCTTCAAGGGCTTCACCTACCATCAGGCAGTGGGCTGTCTGAGTAAAACTGGGGAG GTGGTAACCTTGGTCGTGGAGAGGGAGTCGATAAACCGATGCAGGGTTTCTCTTAATGCAGACACAAGCAGCAGTGTATCAAATCAGAGCCTCAGTCCAGCTACCAGTCCGCTGAAGAGCAACAGCTGCTCGTCCAGCAGTACTCCTTCAAACACTGACCGGACCAGACACTACAGCTTCGTCACTAACG
- the frmpd2 gene encoding FERM and PDZ domain-containing protein 2 isoform X1 — protein sequence MTCSFQCMRLYPSRMGTFVTLAEVLEARGSPLDEDEVWCLLLATTEALLDISTKGSGNMCSVLSPGSVLLSANGGLAFKSCARYEDVASFTAPEVQQGHAASTRTAVEKMVVYSLGMTLYWCVDYHIPQNQPVQLSAELEGLLLSMCEELVVRRTNLLTVLGACELHHKTSMLPPAERLIRQLVEEVYRNSVDHVSIAENGSQLTDRSQMVRDRLHRGSFSNSTWAMKKKISRTFSGTSYPCEPTGIPLGGRRRESYSSWQQLNRSPCSPYMDGNRNASSHESTISLNDKKVKEMGPEFIRMVDEPAIVLELPGSIVSKKGKSPTMQRELSVVMPNGQNILVKCEVKSRGGDVFDMIVAHSNLMEHFYFGLAYIDDNEFFFVDNDTKISKVAPDSWKKVPTTTFVLFFRVKFFVNDISLLLHKQTRHQYYLQLRKDILEDRLSCHEETALYLGALALQTECGDCLPEVYGRNYYRPDQYVSKSVMEKRALPYIQGELLRLHTSNAQMLTDESELEFLKVCQQLPEYGVLFHRVMREKKPLEGEIILGVCAKGVIVYEIKGGCRTTSQNFYWRETATISSNRRKFVVEGRSSKKKYTFITERSKIAKYLCNLCSAQHKFNNEMNSRQLSHSLLSGENIVQYSAVCRAQSSRAKSFSSSQMPQNDSSLTTPQDESLTKLCDDVTARIEARIKQQRQNLNEQSTGSSSQRSSTGMRSPACSQRSGSEAPSGSPAARETPPKLGSAAEREVLCVTLKKDPKLGLGIVIVGEDTVGHYDLGIFVASVVPGGPADKDGRIRPGGRLISLNHISLEGVTFSEAAEVMQSSPEEVQLIISQPKVPVSPNSVHSHMLRNYESQATLMTDGRSADDSLDDSVSLTMTPKTGNRLHVPREVRVLSAQDSCSPSPPLNCVRPEEITVELRKISGSLGISISSGVNTNLPNGGIYIRSLVPGGAAERDGHIHAGDRLLEVDGVSFKGFTYHQAVGCLSKTGEVVTLVVERESINRCRVSLNADTSSSVSNQSLSPATSPLKSNSCSSSSTPSNTDRTRHYSFVTNDNTQEVTLTKSANGLGFSFLMCELDPPTRDFGSLVRIKQLFPGQPAQQSGRIREGDVLLAINGQSVKELSYPKVIKLFKNSPPEVRLALCRPAPGILPTIDQFIGT from the exons ATGACCTGCAGCTTTCAGTGTATGCGTCTGTATCCCAGCAGGATGGGTACGTTTGTGACCCTGGCAGAGGTGTTGGAGGCCCGGGGTTCACCACTGGATGAGGATGAGGTCTGGTGTCTGCTACTCGCCACTACTGAGGCCTTACTGGACATTTCTACAAAAG GTTCAGGTAACATGTGCAGTGTGCTGAGCCCAGGCTCAGTGCTACTCTCAGCCAATGGTGGTCTGGCCTTCAAAAGCTGTGCCCGATATGAAGACGTGGCCTCCTTCACAGCACCTGAGGTCCAACAGGGTCATGCTGCCTCTACCAGGACTGCAGTTGAGAAG ATGGTTGTATACTCACTGGGGATGACTCTTTACTGGTGTGTTGATTATCATATACCTCAAAATCAG CCGGTCCAGCTCAGTGCAGAGCTGGAGGGTTTGCTGCTGAGCATGTGCGAGGAATTGGTGGTTAGGCGAACCAACCTGTTGACAGTGCTCGGGGCATGTGAGCTTCACCACAAGACCTCGATGCTGCCTCCTGCTGAACGGCTCATCAGGCAGCTGGTGGAAGAAGTCTACAGAAACTCA GTTGATCATGTGTCCATAGCTGAAAATGGGTCCCAACTAACAGACCGCAGTCAAATGGTCAGGGACAGATTGCACA GAGGTTCCTTTAGTAACTCAACATGGgcgatgaagaagaagatttcTAGAACGTTCTCTGGAACATCTTATCCATGCGAGCCCACAGG GATCCCCTTGGGAGGTCGACGCAGGGAGAGTTacagcagctggcagcagcTGAACCGCAGTCCCTGCAGTCCGTACATGGATGGCAATCGAAATGCCAGCTCACATGAGTCCACAATAAGTCTAAATGACAAGAAAGTCAAG GAGATGGGTCCTGAGTTTATAAGGATGGTAGATGAGCCAGCGATTGTCCTGGAGCTGCCTGGATCCATCGTG TCAAAGAAAGGGAAATCTCCAACCATGCAGAGAGAGCTGAGTGTGGTGATGCCAAACGGTCAGAACATCCTGGTCAAGTGTGAGGTGAAATCCAGAGGAGGAGACGTCTTTGACATGATTGTGGCTCACTCTAACCTGATGGAGCATTTCTACTTTGGCCTTGCTTATATAGATG ATAATGAGTTTTTCTTTGTGGACAACGATACCAAGATTTCCAAAGTTGCTCCAGATAGCTGGAAGAAAGTGCCTACAACCACCTTTGTCCTTTTCTTCAGGGTCAAGTTCTTTGTCAAtgacatttctcttctttt GCACAAACAGACCCGCCACCAGTATTACCTACAGCTCAGGAAAGACATTTTGGAGGACAGGCTGTCTTGCCATGAGGAGACGGCTCTGTACCTGGGAGCTCTGGCCCTGCAGACGGAGTGTGGAGACTGCTTACCTGAG GTGTATGGTAGGAACTACTACCGCCCTGACCAGTATGTCTCCAAGAGCGTGATGGAGAAACGTGCCTTGCCTTACATTCAGGGGGAGCTGCTACGACTTCACACCAGCAACGCTCAGATGCTCACTGACGAATCAGAGCTTGAGTTCCTCAAG GTGTGTCAGCAGCTGCCTGAATACGGCGTGTTGTTCCACCGTGTGATGCGTGAGAAAAAGCCTTTAGAAGGAGAAATCATCCTCGGAGTTTGTGCCAAAGGAGTCATCGTCTATGAGATTAAAGGTGGTTGCCGAACCACCAGTCAGAATTTCTACTGGAGGGAGACGGCGACGATCTCCTCTAAT AGGCGAAAATTTGTAGTGGAGGGTCGGTCCAGCAAGAAGAAGTACACCTTCATCACAGAGAGATCCAAGATAGCCAAATATCTGTGTAACCTCTGTTCAGCCCAACACAAGTTCAACAATGAAATGAACTCTCGCCAGCTCTCCCACAGCCTGCTCTCAG GGGAGAATATCGTGCAGTATTCTGCAGTGTGTCGCGCTCAAAGCAGTCGGGCCAAgtccttctcctcttcacaGATGCCACAGAATGACAGCAGTCTGACCACACCTCAGGATGAGTCCCTGACCAAGCTGTGCGATGATGTCACAGCCAGGATCGAGGCCCGTATTAAACAGCAGCGCCAGAACCTCAATGAGCAGAG TACCGGCTCCAGCAGTCAGCGCAGCAGCACTGGTATGCGTTCCCCAGCCTGCTCTCAAAGGAGCGGATCTGAAGCGCCTTCTGGATCACCGGCAGCCAGAG AAACTCCACCGAAACTGGGGTCAGCGGCAGAGAGAGAAGTTTTATGTGTTACTCTAAAGAAGGACCCGAAGCTTGGCCTGG GTATAGTGATAGTGGGAGAGGACACTGTGGGGCATTATGACTTGGGCATCTTTGTTGCTTCTGTTGTGCCTGGTGGACCCGCTGATAAGGACGGGCGCATCCGACCAG GTGGTCGTCTGATCTCTCTGAACCACATCAGCCTGGAGGGCGTCACCTTCAGTGAGGCAGCGGAGGTCATGCAGAGCAGCCCCGAGGAGGTGCAGCTCATTATCTCACAGCCAAAAg TCCCAGTCAGTCCCAACAGCGTGCACTCTCACATGTTAAGAAATTACGAGTCCCAGGCCACACTGATGACAGACGGACGATCAGCAGACGATAGCTTGGATGATAGTGTGTCGCTCACGATGACACCGAAGACCGGCAACAGGCTTCACGTTCCTCGAGAAGTACGAGTCCTCAGTGCACAG GACAGCtgctctccatctccacctctgaACTGTGTGAGGCCGGAGGAGATCACTGTGGAGCTCAGAAAGATATCAGGAAGTCTGGGCATCAGCATCTCT AGCGGCGTCAACACAAACCTTCCTAATGGAGGAATCTACATAAGAAGCCTTGTTCCAGGAGGGGCTGCTGAAAGAGATGGACACATACATGCAG GTGACAGATTGTTGGAAGTGGATGGGGTTAGCTTCAAGGGCTTCACCTACCATCAGGCAGTGGGCTGTCTGAGTAAAACTGGGGAG GTGGTAACCTTGGTCGTGGAGAGGGAGTCGATAAACCGATGCAGGGTTTCTCTTAATGCAGACACAAGCAGCAGTGTATCAAATCAGAGCCTCAGTCCAGCTACCAGTCCGCTGAAGAGCAACAGCTGCTCGTCCAGCAGTACTCCTTCAAACACTGACCGGACCAGACACTACAGCTTCGTCACTAACG